A window of Exiguobacterium sp. Helios genomic DNA:
CACGGAATGTTTCCAATTGGTTGTTCAAGAGGTACAGTTTCTCGTTTTTATCCGTCACACGTTTCAACAAGTAATCATTTAGGAGTGCTTCGTTTGTCGTCGATGCTACCTCAGCGACAAAGATTGAATAATCACCATAAGCGTATGGTTGATTCTGACGTGTATAGTAGCTATGGACGGAGTGACCAAACTCGTGTGCTAATGTAAACAAGTTGTTGACGTTATCCTGCCAATTCATCAAGATGAACGGCTGTGTATCGTATGCGCCTGAAGAATAGGCACCACTCCGCTTACCACGTGTTTCACGGACATCGACCCAGCGTTCCGCAAGACCTTCTTCAAGAATATGTTTGTATTCAGGTCCTAGTGGTGCTAATCCATCCACCATCAACTGTTTGGCTTCTTCGTACGTCACCTTCATTTCGACTTCACTGACGAGCGGTGTATACATATCATACATATGCAGTTCATCGACGCCTAAAATCCGTTTACGTAAAGCAACATAACGGTGTAACAACGGAAGGTGTTCGTGAACCGCTTCAATCAATCCGTCATATACCTGCTCCGGAATCGTGTTTCCGTGTAACGCTGATTCGCGGGCCGTTTTGAACTTCCGGACCTCGGCATAGAAGTTATCTTTTTTGACGGAACCGGCTAAAGTAGAGGCTAATGTGTTCGTATACTGACTATACGTCCCATACATCGCTTTAAACGCGTCCTCGCGGACAGAACGATCTTTTGACTCCATGAACGTGATGAAACGTCCGTGCGTCAGTTCTGCCTCTTCCCCGTCCTCACCTTTGATTTTCGGGAATTTCATATCTGCATTATTTAACATGCCAAATGTCGTTCCCGACTGTCCGAGAACTTCTCCTGCTTTTGCGAGAATTGCCTCTTCCGCTTCTGACAAGACATGTTCCCGTTCACGGTTCAACTCGTCAAATGCATGACGGTAAAGCGCAAGATCCGGATTCTGATCCAAGTACGAAGCGATCGTCTCTTCTGGAACTTCCAACAGCTCAGGTGTCATGAAGGCTAATGTTGCACCAATTTGCGAAGCCAGCGTCCGGGCACGGTCATTCATCGCCTGATAAAAACTATCCGCCGTATTTTCATCGTAACGCATATGTGCATATGTATAGAGCTTATGCAGCCGTCTTGAGATTTCGTCACGAAGTTGAAGTCCTTCATATAAAGTTGCATCCGACTGTGCAAGACGCCCTTTATACTCGACAAGTAGTGGAAGCATTGCTTTCACTGACTCAAACTCCTCTTCCCATTTTTCGTTCGTTTCATAAATCGATTCTAAATTCCACGTTTCTTCGTTCTTGACGTCTTTCCGTGTTAATACTTCTGCCATATGAATCACTCCTTTACTTCATTTATACCTGTTTCCCTTTCGACAAACAAACGAAGCGCTCCTGCTAACCTTTGATCTTCTTCCAAACGAGCCGATAAATCAGCAGGACGGTTTTGAAAAAGTTCAGACAGGTGGTATTGAAGAAAGTTGATAATCGCCATCCATTCTTCAATCAGAGCATATAAATCAGCTAGCTCAAATCGAATCTTCATCTGTGTCAGACATTCTGTGAGAAATGAAAGGAGATTGGGCACGGAGTAATTTCCTTTTAAACGCAGGTAAACTGCTATTTGAATTTCAAAAGGATGGACGGGTACGGAAAGTAACGCAGATAAGGGCAAAAAACACCAGGATGGAAGTGTAGAGACATAAAGATTGGAGTGATAAAGAGGAAAGCGTACATAACGATGCGGTAACGAAGAAAAAAACGGACGAAGCCGATAGTGTTTTATCAGTGTCGTCCATGGTCGTTCGAGGAATTGTCGCGGAACCGGACGTGGGAAAAGAAATTGCTCCACTGACAAGGACACGCGCTGACAGATTACAAAACGTTGTGCGAACGGAAGTGGATGCATGTAGCGGATAATTCGTTCCTGCTCGATTAAATCAATATAACCATTCTTCATAAATGCCGGTTTCATCCAGCCATCGAGCTTAAGAAACTGACCGCTCGACTCATGAAACCCGATCCACCGTACTTGATATCCGCCTTGTTGATCGATCGACCATCTTCGTCGCCATTCTTCAGCGCTCATTTTCGAGCGCTGAATCTCAATCCCGATTTCTCCGGGCCATATTAAAAGGTCAAATCGTCTTCGCCCCCGTACCGCCTCAATTTCAACCTTAAATCGTAAATTTTCAAAATGGGCAGCAAGTCGTGTTTTCCAAAATTGATGTTCTGACGATTCACCGGTACAGGCCGTTACGTGAACAAAATGTAGCCGTTTTTTCCCTTGCCGGATCCGAAGGCGTGTTTGGCAATACGGACAGTACAGTATTTTACCTGCTAACGATTGTAAGGTCTCAAGCTGACTGTTGATTCGATTTCCTTGCTCATCCATCGCCTCAAACATCTTACTCCTCCTCATTAGAGCAACGGTGAAAATAACCGCGAAATGGATTCAATCAAACGTTGACTAAAACTTCTTTGAATAAAGACACTCCGTTCGACCTGTGAAGAATTCGAAAAATCTTCATAAAAATCACGTGTCAATTCATGGACTGAATTTGTCCCGTACAAAAAGGCGTTTACTTCAAAGTTCAAATGGAAACTTCTTAAGTCCATGTTCGCTGTGCCGATCGTCGCAATCGCATCATCGACTACGATGACTTTCGAGTGCATGAATCCTTTGTTGTATTCGTAAATCTTTACACCTGCTAATAATAAGTCGTCAAAATAAGAGCGGCTGGCATAAAAAACAACTTTATGGTCCGGAAAACTCGGCAAGAGGATTCGGACATCAATACCAGACATGGCGGCGGTCTTCAAAGCTGTCATCAGGTCCTCATCCGGAATTAAATACGGAGAAGCGATGTAAACCGAACTGCGGGCTTCCGTGATTAAACCAAAGTATAAAGACTTCATTGTTTCATGTGGTTCATCCGGTCCGCTCGCAATGATTTGAACACCCCCTGTCGCTTCCTCCATGACTTCGAGCGGTTTCATGTAATACGGTGTAAACAACCGTTCTCCCGTCATGTAGTACCAGTCCTGAAGGAAAATCAGTTGCAACTCCGAGACTGCTTCTCCCCTGACCAACAGGTGGGTATCTCGCCAAAATCCAAACATCTTATCTTTTCCCATATACTCGTCTCCGACATTGATTCCACCGGTGAAAGCAACTGTACCGTCAATGACAACGATTTTCCGATGATTCCGGTAATTTGATTTACTCGAGATAAAAGGAAGGACGACAGGGAAAAATGGGCGCACTTCGATTCCGACCGCCTCCATCTTTTTGAAGTAGGTTTTGTCCGTTGAGAAACAACCGACAGCATCATATAAAAAACGAATCTCTACTCCCGCTTCTGCACGTTCAATCAATGCTTCTTGCAATTCTAGCGCAAGTGCGTCATCCCGGACGATATAGTACTCCAAATGGATATGGCGTTCTGCTTGACGGATTTCTGCTAACAATAACGGAAATTTCTCTTGTCCGTTCGTCAATACTTTCGTATGGCTATTATACGAAATCGGCAAGCGGCTGATCGAATCGATAAGTTTAACAACTTTCGTGTAATGTCCATGTCGGAACACCCGATTGTGTATCCCATGATCAAACTGGGTACGATATTTAATGTAAGACTCTTCATCGAGCATCGCTTTCAGACGAAACATTCTTTTTCGTCTATAATTTTGACCAAAGGTGAAATACACGAAAACACCGACGACCGGTAATGCCATCATGACAAGTGCCCAGACAAGCGTTCGTTCCGGATTCCGGTTCTCAAGCAAGATGATGACGAAGACACTCAGTACGACGAGAATGATGACGAGAGAGAGCCATCCTACCATGTACACACTCCAGTAATAAGAAAGAAATCCGATCAGACTGACTGTCAACAGCAGCGTCATAAGTAATTGGACACGTCGCAACATGGTATCCCCTCCTGTAATTTGTTATGAATGACATACTTTTATGTAGAAGGGACGATTCAAAATGAAAACGTATCTAGTGACTGGTGCAACAAGCGGAATTGGTGAAGCTACCGCCTTACAACTGGCACAAGAAGGACATACTGTCCTTGCGCTTGGACGAAATGAGGAACGTGGTCACGATTTGGAACGTCGCGGTGAAGGACGGATCAACTTCTTTCCAGTCGACTTGTCGATTCCATCCGACATCGATCGATTTTTCGAAGACACAAAAGAACAATTCCCAATACTTGACGGGATTTTCAACAATGCCGGAACCTTCGGAAAGCCGGTTGCACCAGAACGGGTGACTGACCAACAGAGCGAAGTCTTTCAAGTCAATTATCATGCACCGGAGCAGATCATTCAACATGCAGTCAAACGGCTGAGTCGTGGTGCTTCCATCGTTAATAACAGTGCAATTGTCGGACATGTTAAATTCCCTGCCATGCTCTTGCCGTATGCTTCCTCCAAGAGTGCTCTTCTTACGCTTACGAAAACATATGCTGCTCGGTTTCACGGAAAATATCGTTTTAATGCTATCTGTCCCGGTCCTGTCGACACGAAGTTAAGTCATTCCTTATATGGTGGAAAAGATAAGTTTGATTTAGCGATGAAACATCATTTACGTGGTGAAGCGGCTCAACCGTCTGAAATCGCAGAAGTCGTCTGCTTTTTATTATCCGATAAAGCAAGTTACATCAATGGACAAACCTTAGTCGTCGATGGCGGTTACACCCTCACTTGATTATTCTACACAACAAAGGACTGCTTCCAAACAAATTGGAGCAGTCCTTTTTGATTGTACCGTTTGATTCTGTTAATTCGGAAAATGCTTCCGAATGAACGTAAAGACATCGCCAGGTACGATTATTTTTCCATACTCTGCTACAGGATGAATCGTCTGTTCACTAAAGCTCAAGTACTCTGCAATCAGACTCATTACATTTTCCTGTTCTTCCACTTCTGTTTCTTCTTTAAAGTGAAGGTGCAACAGGTAGAGTCCGTCTTTTTGATAAAGAGACGTTTTCACTTCTTCGAAGATCGGTGCTTCTGCATATTGGCTAAGGGCAATGATATGCTCGAAATCTGTTGTTTCAAATAAGACATCTTGACTGAGTTCCGTTTCTTTTTCTTCCGCATCAGACATTGCGGAACGAAGTAACGAATCCAACTCATCTTCGTCAACTTGTTCTCCGTCAATCGTTGTTTTAGCGATTGTAACGGTGACTTCTAAACCTTTTTCAAATGCCTGTACTTGTATCCATAGTGGACCTTCGAAGGAGATGGACTCTTTTTCATTCGCTTCATCCATCATCTGCCAGAATAACTGTTCTCCACGTTCACGGTTGTACCAAATCTCGTCTCGGGCGAAGCCGCGGCGTTCGATGTCCGTGTACGTAATGAAGAACTTGACGGTGTTGTCATTGACGCGTTCGATTTTCAATATGTCCACTCCTTTCCTCTCGCTCTTATCTAGTATACGAACGAGCACTTCACATAGATTCAAAAGAATCATTAAACATATAGGGTATATTCCTTTGTTATCTCTATTTTAACCTTTTTAGGCGGTAACAAAAAGCACACTGCTCAGAAAGCAGCGTGCTCATGACAATTTACTCGTTGACAAGGCGCTGAGCTTCCAACAACTGGAAGGTACGGACTTTTCGCGGTAAAAAGCGGCGGATTTCATCCTCATTGTATCCAACTTGAAGACGTTTTTCGTCAATCAGAATTGGACGGCGTAATAAACCTGGATATTCTTGAATCAAATCATACAAGTGTTGTAACGATAAGTTTTCTACCGATACATCTAATTTGGAAAAGACTTTCGAACGTGTCGAGATGATTTCATCTGTTCCGTCCTCTGTCATACGAAGTATTTGTTTAATTTCATCAAGCGATAATGGCTCTGAGAAAATATTACGTTCCACAAATGGGATTTCATGTTCTTCAAGCCACGCGCGCGCTTTACGACAAGAAGTACAGCTTGGTGAAGTATAGAGTGTTACCATTGAAAAACATCCTCCCCCTGATTTCACATCATTTCTCCTGCGTAAATTTATTACCCAGTAGTTGATGATTCTATTACTTGACAGTTTACTTTGATTTTCATTAAAAATAAAACCCGATATATGTTTTGAGATGAAAGAACTTTTCGTAAAAAGCTTGCTAGAGCCACCAGGTGGCTTCAGCAAGCTGGTGTGTGATCAAAGGGTTGAGAAATCGTCTCTTTTGCTTTAGGGAGTTTAATCTCTTTTAATTTTTTTTCGAAAATGTCCCGCAAAAGGCGTTTTTTCAACTTTTTCTTTTTATCACGTTCTTTCATGCTCCGACACCTCACTCGGTCCGAAAAAAGAACTGTTAACCAACGAAAGCTAAATTATCATCTTCTACATTAATTAGTATACCACGTTTACCTGATTTCTATTCCTACTTGAAGCAATTAATTATGTGAGATTGTCGATTATCTCAAAGTAAACAGTTGCAATTGCTTGCAACATCACGTAAAGTTTATAGAAATACTTACTCGTGGAAGGAGTTATTTCATTATGTCAGTCACTCTTGTTACGATCATCGAACACCCAATCGCTCAAAAATATTTAGAACGGTCTGGCTTGAATCATGCCATTTCTGTAGCAGAACAGGCGTTGAGACTCGCTACCCAGCGTGGTCTGGATGCAGATACAGCAACGAAGGCTGCCCTGCTTCATGATATCGGTCATTATGAATGGTATACAGACGGCACATGGAATTATGATCTCTACCGTCAAAATGATATTCACGCCATCAAAGGCGCAGAACGGGCACACAAACTACTGATCCGTCTTGGTGAGGAACCTGAACGAGCAAAAGAAATTGCTCTTGCTGTCCTGTTGCATACGGATTCTTATTTACCACCAGGTACAATCAATCGTACTCCGTTGCAGCAATTGGTTCATGAAGCAGATACGTTAGAAGAACAACCAGGTGGTCTTCATCATTATGAGAAAATTCCATTCGAAGAAGCCGTCAGCCGTCTGCATGCTCTTGACTCGGTTGTCCACCGTTTCAACAACCTTCCCCGCATTGCTTCCGAAAATTAAAAAAAGGCATTCCCGAATTCATTCAGGAATGCCTTTTCATGTGACGTTATACCAGTTGGGCTTGATATGCTTCAAGCTCGGCATCCGTCATCGAGACGTAATGACCCGGCTCGATTTCACGTAACGGTGGAATGCTCGAATCTTCATTCGATTTTCCAACCGCTCCGCCTGTCGGCCGATCATAAATAATCCGTTTCCGTGTCCGCTCGTGCTCCGGGTCTGGAAGTGGAATCGCAG
This region includes:
- the cls gene encoding cardiolipin synthase, with product MLRRVQLLMTLLLTVSLIGFLSYYWSVYMVGWLSLVIILVVLSVFVIILLENRNPERTLVWALVMMALPVVGVFVYFTFGQNYRRKRMFRLKAMLDEESYIKYRTQFDHGIHNRVFRHGHYTKVVKLIDSISRLPISYNSHTKVLTNGQEKFPLLLAEIRQAERHIHLEYYIVRDDALALELQEALIERAEAGVEIRFLYDAVGCFSTDKTYFKKMEAVGIEVRPFFPVVLPFISSKSNYRNHRKIVVIDGTVAFTGGINVGDEYMGKDKMFGFWRDTHLLVRGEAVSELQLIFLQDWYYMTGERLFTPYYMKPLEVMEEATGGVQIIASGPDEPHETMKSLYFGLITEARSSVYIASPYLIPDEDLMTALKTAAMSGIDVRILLPSFPDHKVVFYASRSYFDDLLLAGVKIYEYNKGFMHSKVIVVDDAIATIGTANMDLRSFHLNFEVNAFLYGTNSVHELTRDFYEDFSNSSQVERSVFIQRSFSQRLIESISRLFSPLL
- a CDS encoding competence protein CoiA family protein, with protein sequence MFEAMDEQGNRINSQLETLQSLAGKILYCPYCQTRLRIRQGKKRLHFVHVTACTGESSEHQFWKTRLAAHFENLRFKVEIEAVRGRRRFDLLIWPGEIGIEIQRSKMSAEEWRRRWSIDQQGGYQVRWIGFHESSGQFLKLDGWMKPAFMKNGYIDLIEQERIIRYMHPLPFAQRFVICQRVSLSVEQFLFPRPVPRQFLERPWTTLIKHYRLRPFFSSLPHRYVRFPLYHSNLYVSTLPSWCFLPLSALLSVPVHPFEIQIAVYLRLKGNYSVPNLLSFLTECLTQMKIRFELADLYALIEEWMAIINFLQYHLSELFQNRPADLSARLEEDQRLAGALRLFVERETGINEVKE
- the spxA gene encoding transcriptional regulator SpxA, which encodes MVTLYTSPSCTSCRKARAWLEEHEIPFVERNIFSEPLSLDEIKQILRMTEDGTDEIISTRSKVFSKLDVSVENLSLQHLYDLIQEYPGLLRRPILIDEKRLQVGYNEDEIRRFLPRKVRTFQLLEAQRLVNE
- a CDS encoding SDR family NAD(P)-dependent oxidoreductase; the protein is MKTYLVTGATSGIGEATALQLAQEGHTVLALGRNEERGHDLERRGEGRINFFPVDLSIPSDIDRFFEDTKEQFPILDGIFNNAGTFGKPVAPERVTDQQSEVFQVNYHAPEQIIQHAVKRLSRGASIVNNSAIVGHVKFPAMLLPYASSKSALLTLTKTYAARFHGKYRFNAICPGPVDTKLSHSLYGGKDKFDLAMKHHLRGEAAQPSEIAEVVCFLLSDKASYINGQTLVVDGGYTLT
- the pepF gene encoding oligoendopeptidase F, producing MAEVLTRKDVKNEETWNLESIYETNEKWEEEFESVKAMLPLLVEYKGRLAQSDATLYEGLQLRDEISRRLHKLYTYAHMRYDENTADSFYQAMNDRARTLASQIGATLAFMTPELLEVPEETIASYLDQNPDLALYRHAFDELNREREHVLSEAEEAILAKAGEVLGQSGTTFGMLNNADMKFPKIKGEDGEEAELTHGRFITFMESKDRSVREDAFKAMYGTYSQYTNTLASTLAGSVKKDNFYAEVRKFKTARESALHGNTIPEQVYDGLIEAVHEHLPLLHRYVALRKRILGVDELHMYDMYTPLVSEVEMKVTYEEAKQLMVDGLAPLGPEYKHILEEGLAERWVDVRETRGKRSGAYSSGAYDTQPFILMNWQDNVNNLFTLAHEFGHSVHSYYTRQNQPYAYGDYSIFVAEVASTTNEALLNDYLLKRVTDKNEKLYLLNNQLETFRGTLFRQTMFAEFEHQIHEAARLGQALTPEFLTKTYYALNETYFGEGIVLDEEIGLEWARIPHFYYNYYVYQYATGISAAAALTSQILEEGEPAVERYINNFLKAGSSDYPIEVLKAAGVDMTTKAPVEAALRQFERVLDEFEALLGE
- a CDS encoding HD domain-containing protein; the protein is MMSVTLVTIIEHPIAQKYLERSGLNHAISVAEQALRLATQRGLDADTATKAALLHDIGHYEWYTDGTWNYDLYRQNDIHAIKGAERAHKLLIRLGEEPERAKEIALAVLLHTDSYLPPGTINRTPLQQLVHEADTLEEQPGGLHHYEKIPFEEAVSRLHALDSVVHRFNNLPRIASEN
- the mecA gene encoding adaptor protein MecA codes for the protein MKIERVNDNTVKFFITYTDIERRGFARDEIWYNRERGEQLFWQMMDEANEKESISFEGPLWIQVQAFEKGLEVTVTIAKTTIDGEQVDEDELDSLLRSAMSDAEEKETELSQDVLFETTDFEHIIALSQYAEAPIFEEVKTSLYQKDGLYLLHLHFKEETEVEEQENVMSLIAEYLSFSEQTIHPVAEYGKIIVPGDVFTFIRKHFPN